GCCATAACGGGAACAGGAATGGCTTGGATTGTGGAATTAACCCCTGATCAAGCCAAAATTATTGCTTCTATTGAGATTAACACCGAGCTTTCTGTCAATGTTACGCTTTTAGTTTCATTACCAAAACAAGGGGTAGATGAGATTGTCCGTTGCTGTACTGAACTGGGTGTGACAACTATTGTTCCTGTGTTGAGTGAACGTACAGTTCTTAATCCCAGTGCGAATAAATTAAGCCGTTGGCAACGGATTGCAGCTGAAGCCTCGGAGCAGTCAGAACGCGCGATCGTCCCCACGATACAATCCCCCATTTCTTTTACCCAAGCCCTAACCGACTATTCTGGCAATCAGGGCTATTTTTGCACCGCCCGGCATAACGCCCCTGTCCTTAGTAAAATTTTACCCTCTCAACTCACCATGAACCAATCCTTAGTGATTGCCACAGGTTGTGAAGGGGGATGGACAGACTCAGAAATATTACAAGCTCAAGAAGCCCAATTTCAGCTTGTCTCTTTAGGTAAGCGAATTTTACGAGCAGTTACCGCCCCAATTACTGCGATGAGTCTAGTTGGAGCTTTTTCCGAGCAAAGGTAACATTAATTTAATCTTGTGCTAGGGCTGCCTTGAAACGATCAACAATAAATAATGAATCATTTAAGAACAGTAGAAGAAAAGTATTATGTCTCACGCTACCGATATTGTAACCCTTGGTCGTTGGATGGCAGCAGATTTTAGTAACCAAGAACAAGCCTTTATTAATCCTCCTTTTTTTGCCCATATTCGAGTGGGAATGCGTCCTTTACCTGTATCACTCTTATCAGGGATTAGTTTATTTGTGGAACAAGCATACGACTATATGTTGAATAATCCTTATCGAGTGCGAGTCTTAAAATTATTACCCGTTGAGGATCATATTGAAATTGAAAACTATACCCTCAAAGATTCAGAATCATTTTATGGCGCAAGTCGGGAACCTGAACGATTGTCTCAGCTAACTGTGGATAATTTAGAAAAGCTCCCGGGGTGTAATATGATTGTGCATTGGACAGGTCATAGCTTTAAGGGAGAAGTAGAACCTGGTAAGGCGTGTAAAGTGGTTCGCAAAGGAAAGGAAACTTACCTCGATAGTACCTTTGAAATTGATGCTGACAAGTTTATTAGTTTAGATCGAGGGCGCGATCCTGAAACTGATGATCACGTTTGGGGCTCAGTTGCGGGCCCCTTTCATTTTGTGCGCTGGGCTAGTTTTGCTGATGAAGTTAAATCTCCTTAAAAAAAGCATTCCCCAGTTATAAGGCAAGGTGGTTTAATTCTCCTGAAATTACGCTCATGTAGGGAGATAGGGAGATGGGGAGATGGGGAGACAACTTTCATTTTTTTTGTAATTGTGTAAATTTTAACCTTGTAAAATGAAGATAATTTTCATATTTCGTTGTATTTTCAAATAAAAAATAATTAATTATGGTTGCTTTAACAGAAAAAACAGAAAATCGTTTAACCTTACAAGTTGCTGATATTGTTGCTGATACCACTGCCATTCGCTCTTTAGACTGGGATCGCGATCGCTTTGATATTGAGTTTGGCTTGCAAAATGGAACGACCTATAATTCTTTTCTCATTCAAGGGGAAAAAACCGCTTTAGTGGATACTTCCCATGAAAAATTCCGCGATCAATACTTGCCAAAATTAAAAGAGATTGTTGATCCCACCACCATTGATTACATCATTATTAGCCATACTGAACCCGATCATAGTGGTTTAGTGAAAGATGTTTTGGAAATTGCCCCCCAAGCGGTTGTTGTGGGAAGTAAGGTTGCTATTCAGTTTCTAGAGGGATTTGTCCATCAACCCTTTGAACGACAGGTGGTGAAAACAGGGGATCAGTTAGATTTAGGCAAGGGTCATTGTTTAGAGTTTGTCAATGCCCCGAATTTGCATTGGCCCGATACTATGTTGACTTATGATTGGGGAACGCAAACCTTATTTACCTGCGATGTGTTTGGGATGCACTATTGCAGTAATGACTTACTCGATACCGATTTAGAAGCGATTTCCCCAGACTATCGCTTTTATTATGACTGTTTGATGGGTCCGAATGCGCGATCGGTCTTAGCAGCGTTAAAACGCATGGGAAAACTTGGGGAAGTGGCAATGGTGGCAAATGGTCATGGCCCCTTGTTGCACTACAATGTAGAAGAATTAATCAATCGTTATCGCACTTGGAGTGAAAACAAGGCGAAGGGAGAAAAAACGGTTGCAGTCTTTTATGTATCAGATTATGGTTACAGCGATCGCGCTTCCCAAGCTATTGCCTACGGAATTACGAAAACAGGTATTACCGTCGAAATGATGGACTTATTAGGGGCGGATCAACAAGAAGTGCGAGAATTAGTAGAACGATCCAATGCTATTGTCATTGGAATGCCCCCCTCTAGTGGCGAGAAAGCCCAAGAAGCCAGTGCTACCCTCGGAACAATTATTGCTTCCGTATCTTCTAAACAAGCGATTGGGGTGTTTGAATCCTATGGTGGGGATGATGAACCCATTGATCCGCTCAAAACTCGTTTTTCTGATTTGGGCTTAAAAGAAGTTTTCCCAGCCATTCGCATTACCGATACCCCCGGAGAAGCCACCTATAAACTCTGTGAAGAAGCAGGAACTGACTTAGGGCAATGGTTACAGCGAGACAAAACAGTGAAGCAAATGAAGTCCCTCGATAGTGATTTAGATAAGGCGATGGGACGCTTAAGTGGGGGATTGTATATTATTACTGCCAAGAAAGGGGACTTAAAAAGTGCGATGTTAGCCTCTTGGGTTGCCCAAGCTAGCTTTGATCCCCCAGGAATTAGCATTGCAGTGGCAAAAGATCGCGCGATCGAGGCTTTAATGCAAGTGGGTGATCAATTTGTTCTCAATATTCTAGAGGAAGGGAACTATCAACACTTGATGAAACATTTTCTGAAGCGATTTAAACCTGGGGCGGATCGCTTTGAGGGCGTAAATACCCAAACGGCTAATAATGGTTCCCCCATTTTAACCGATGCCCTAGCCTATTTAGAATGTGAGGTGGTGAGTCGGATGGAATGTAGCGATCATTGGATTGTTTACAATAAGGTCAATCAAGGACGAGTGTCTAAACCAGAATCCTTAACGGCGGTTCATCATCGTAAAGTGGGCAATCACTATTAAATCAGTTGTAAATTTGTCCCTTAGATGCACCTTATAGTCGTTCCAATTCAGTTCCGTAGTGCAGCCATCTTGGCTGCTACTAGGGAGCAAGATGCTCCCACTACTTTTAGGTTGCTGTTTTTTATTTGGAATCACTATAGTTAATTACTCTCCCTCAATTGTTACCTGATCTGAGGGAGCTTCTCACTAAAACTAGCTTACGCTTCAGTTCGTGACTGAGATTTACCACTGATGTTGATTCTCATCACCAAACTCCTTAGATTTTTTTTTGCATTTTTGTCCCAATCCATTTCTAGCCTGTAATGAGGGCAATTGTGGATTCTTTCTGATCACTTTTTCGAGACTTTCTCACCACAACCTGAACAATTTTGCGATGTATTTTTTCAGAATAGGGTGGGAAATTGCCCTGATCTCGGACAGAAAAAACCGAACTTCCCGTAATTAAAAACTTTGCTAGGCTATATCAAAGATGAACTCTAACTTTTATAACTAACTTTCCTAGGTATATTACTACTTAAAATTAAACGTGGTTGCAGTTAAAAACAGAGGAAGCTATGGCAACAACAGATTTCAAAGATTATTACTCCATTCTTGGCGTTGATAAAAAGGCAAGTGAAAGTGATATCAAAAAAGCCTATCGTAAACTTGCCCTCAAATACCACCCTGATCGTAATCCCAACGATAAAGAGGCTGAGAATCGCTTTAAGGAGATTAGTGAAGCCTACGAAGTCCTTTCTGATCCTGAAAAACGAAAAAAATATGATCAATTTGGTCAATACTGGCAACAAGCGGATCAGTTTCAGCAACGCGGTGGTACCCGAACTCGAACCAGTACTGGCTTTAATACTGACATGGGAGGCTTTGACTTTAGCCAGTATGGTAGCTTTGAAGAATTTGTGGATGAACTGCTGGGACGATTTAATACCGGTGGGCGCACTCGTTACAAATATCAAGCCTCCCCGGGTGGCTTTAGCGACTTTGGGGGCGGTTTTGGTACAACTGCTGATGTTGCTCCAGATACAGAGGCTACAATTCGTTTAACTTTTAGTGAAGCATTTCGTGGAGTGCAAAAACGCCTAAGCGTAGGCAATGAAGTAATTAATGTTCGCATTCCAGCCGGAGCAAAACAGGGGAGTCGTATTCGGGTTCCAGGAAAAGGAAAAAGTAGCCCCTATGGTCAAAAGGGAGATTTATATCTGAATGTTCAATTACAACCCCATTCTTTCTTCCGCTTTGAAGACGATCAGTTAGTTTGTGAAGTCCCCATTACTCCTGATGAAGCTGTGCTCGGTGCCAATATTGATGTACCGACTCCCGATGGTCTAGTTTCAGTAAAAGTTCCAGCAGGGGTACGTTCTGGACAGTCTCTGCGACTACGAGGAAAAGGTTGGATCAAACCGAATAAGCAAAGAGGGGATCTCTTTGTGCGGGTAAAAATTACAGTTCCGAAGGATATTAGTAGTACGGAACGAGAATTATATGAAAAAATTAAAGCTAACCGCAAAGAAGACCCCCGAAAAGAGATTAAACAAATTCGTCTTTAAGATAATGGGGGAAGCCGTGTTTATCCCTTAATAGTTAAAAATCTACACCGCGTCGTAACTCGACACCATGATGAGCATAGTGTTTATGACAGACCATTTCTGAGTAAACG
This window of the Euhalothece natronophila Z-M001 genome carries:
- a CDS encoding DnaJ C-terminal domain-containing protein, with the translated sequence MATTDFKDYYSILGVDKKASESDIKKAYRKLALKYHPDRNPNDKEAENRFKEISEAYEVLSDPEKRKKYDQFGQYWQQADQFQQRGGTRTRTSTGFNTDMGGFDFSQYGSFEEFVDELLGRFNTGGRTRYKYQASPGGFSDFGGGFGTTADVAPDTEATIRLTFSEAFRGVQKRLSVGNEVINVRIPAGAKQGSRIRVPGKGKSSPYGQKGDLYLNVQLQPHSFFRFEDDQLVCEVPITPDEAVLGANIDVPTPDGLVSVKVPAGVRSGQSLRLRGKGWIKPNKQRGDLFVRVKITVPKDISSTERELYEKIKANRKEDPRKEIKQIRL
- a CDS encoding diflavin flavoprotein is translated as MVALTEKTENRLTLQVADIVADTTAIRSLDWDRDRFDIEFGLQNGTTYNSFLIQGEKTALVDTSHEKFRDQYLPKLKEIVDPTTIDYIIISHTEPDHSGLVKDVLEIAPQAVVVGSKVAIQFLEGFVHQPFERQVVKTGDQLDLGKGHCLEFVNAPNLHWPDTMLTYDWGTQTLFTCDVFGMHYCSNDLLDTDLEAISPDYRFYYDCLMGPNARSVLAALKRMGKLGEVAMVANGHGPLLHYNVEELINRYRTWSENKAKGEKTVAVFYVSDYGYSDRASQAIAYGITKTGITVEMMDLLGADQQEVRELVERSNAIVIGMPPSSGEKAQEASATLGTIIASVSSKQAIGVFESYGGDDEPIDPLKTRFSDLGLKEVFPAIRITDTPGEATYKLCEEAGTDLGQWLQRDKTVKQMKSLDSDLDKAMGRLSGGLYIITAKKGDLKSAMLASWVAQASFDPPGISIAVAKDRAIEALMQVGDQFVLNILEEGNYQHLMKHFLKRFKPGADRFEGVNTQTANNGSPILTDALAYLECEVVSRMECSDHWIVYNKVNQGRVSKPESLTAVHHRKVGNHY
- a CDS encoding 16S rRNA (uracil(1498)-N(3))-methyltransferase, with protein sequence MQYQRFVIESHQKQGDLIQLTEAQNHYLRRVLRLSMRDRAIAITGTGMAWIVELTPDQAKIIASIEINTELSVNVTLLVSLPKQGVDEIVRCCTELGVTTIVPVLSERTVLNPSANKLSRWQRIAAEASEQSERAIVPTIQSPISFTQALTDYSGNQGYFCTARHNAPVLSKILPSQLTMNQSLVIATGCEGGWTDSEILQAQEAQFQLVSLGKRILRAVTAPITAMSLVGAFSEQR
- a CDS encoding chromophore lyase CpcT/CpeT, which encodes MSHATDIVTLGRWMAADFSNQEQAFINPPFFAHIRVGMRPLPVSLLSGISLFVEQAYDYMLNNPYRVRVLKLLPVEDHIEIENYTLKDSESFYGASREPERLSQLTVDNLEKLPGCNMIVHWTGHSFKGEVEPGKACKVVRKGKETYLDSTFEIDADKFISLDRGRDPETDDHVWGSVAGPFHFVRWASFADEVKSP